The following are encoded in a window of Kitasatospora fiedleri genomic DNA:
- a CDS encoding acyl-CoA dehydrogenase family protein, with protein sequence MTQDFDLYRLGEEHVMLRESVRALAEAKIAPFAAAVDEEGRFPQEALDALRAADLHAVHVPEEYGGAGADALATVLVIEEVARVCASSSLIPAVNKLGSLPVQLSGSEELKAKYLGALARGRGCSRTASRSRRRGRTRRGCGRGRCGTGTSGC encoded by the coding sequence ATGACCCAGGACTTCGACCTCTACCGGCTCGGCGAGGAGCACGTGATGCTCCGGGAGTCGGTGCGTGCGCTGGCGGAGGCGAAGATCGCTCCGTTCGCGGCGGCGGTGGACGAGGAGGGGCGTTTCCCGCAGGAGGCGTTGGACGCGTTGCGGGCGGCGGATCTGCACGCGGTGCACGTGCCGGAGGAGTACGGGGGTGCGGGGGCGGACGCGCTGGCGACGGTGCTGGTGATCGAGGAGGTGGCGCGGGTGTGTGCGTCGTCGTCGTTGATTCCGGCGGTGAACAAGCTGGGGTCGTTGCCGGTGCAGCTGTCGGGGTCGGAGGAGTTGAAGGCGAAGTACCTGGGGGCGTTGGCGCGGGGGAGGGGATGTTCTCGTACTGCCTCTCGGAGCCGGAGGCGGGGTCGGACGCGGCGGGGATGCGGACGCGGGCGGTGCGGGACGGGGACTTCTGGGTGCTGA
- a CDS encoding Zn-ribbon domain-containing OB-fold protein, producing the protein MTLTLAPSAPHAPLAPFEPFAEHPFPAHPAGPAGEAELDYRRCQWCHSASAASCLLCPVCGSADLSPARACGQGTVQRLLRPTRRGPHLGRPYLIVLDEGFTVQATVLGGLPGAVPIGARVHLVTSEEGGRMLTFRLAPRP; encoded by the coding sequence ATGACCCTCACGCTCGCCCCGTCCGCACCGCACGCCCCGCTCGCCCCGTTCGAGCCCTTCGCCGAACACCCCTTCCCCGCGCACCCCGCCGGCCCGGCCGGCGAGGCCGAACTCGACTACCGGCGCTGCCAGTGGTGCCACTCGGCCAGCGCGGCGTCCTGCCTGCTGTGCCCGGTGTGCGGCTCGGCCGACCTGTCGCCCGCCCGGGCCTGCGGGCAGGGCACGGTGCAGCGCCTGCTGCGCCCGACCCGGCGCGGCCCGCACCTGGGGCGGCCGTACCTGATCGTGCTGGACGAGGGCTTCACCGTGCAGGCCACGGTGCTCGGCGGGCTGCCGGGCGCGGTGCCGATCGGCGCCCGGGTGCACCTGGTGACCAGCGAGGAGGGCGGCCGGATGCTGACCTTCCGCCTCGCGCCCCGCCCCTGA